In the genome of Fulvivirga maritima, one region contains:
- a CDS encoding PAS domain-containing hybrid sensor histidine kinase/response regulator: MGKLLEKYIESGAFYKAVVEDGSDIIFIVDYDGLILYHNPSVEETLGHAPDSLRGKIFFDYLEPGSVKKVREEFEKSIKKPYDSNIEFRFLCKDANYKYLEFNSINLHHKEGIEGLILDCRDISQRKKDAEELLRAQKAKEQFLANMSHEIRTPINGIAGMVNLLFEATVEDDRVKYLNAIKNSTESLKVIINDILDLSVIESGKLRFEKIGFNIKYQLGAVVDTFLFQSKEKGIDLKYDIQPEADTVLLGDPVRLNQILINLISNAIKFTHIGEITIQVSLEKKEEKIHYIRFSISDTGVGISEEKVQNIFESFTQADESVTRRYGGTGLGLSIVKQLIELQNGIIEVTSEENKGTTFTFVIPYESGKIQDLVQPSSKVKETPKYSFKGVKVLLVEDNDINRLYALNILKKWECEVDGAENGYIALEKLRSNDYDLILMDIQMPIMDGYEATKSIRKTMPDGKKQIPIIALTANAIKGDSEKCLEVGMNDYLPKPFQPQDLYKSISKFISKKNSNTHKLPTPARITDLTYLKSICDGDKTFMRDMIETFLMNTPPTINEMQKWINKAEWFKVGNLAHKIKPSITFMGIESLKPLIKNIEVYGKDNYHTDLIPTLVDELSEKCQVAYKELRKELQTTLS, from the coding sequence ATGGGTAAATTACTCGAAAAATACATAGAAAGTGGCGCCTTTTATAAGGCGGTGGTAGAAGATGGATCTGATATAATATTTATAGTAGACTATGACGGGCTCATTTTGTACCACAACCCTTCTGTAGAAGAAACGCTGGGCCATGCTCCTGACAGCCTTAGAGGTAAAATCTTCTTTGATTACCTGGAACCAGGAAGTGTAAAAAAGGTCAGAGAAGAATTTGAAAAGAGCATTAAAAAACCCTATGATTCTAATATCGAATTCAGGTTTTTATGCAAAGATGCCAATTATAAATATCTGGAGTTTAACTCTATTAACCTCCACCATAAAGAAGGTATAGAAGGTCTAATACTAGACTGTAGAGATATCTCTCAAAGAAAAAAAGATGCCGAAGAACTGCTTAGAGCTCAAAAAGCTAAAGAGCAGTTTTTAGCGAATATGAGCCATGAAATCCGGACTCCTATTAATGGTATAGCTGGTATGGTAAACCTGCTCTTTGAAGCTACTGTAGAAGATGACAGGGTAAAATACCTTAATGCCATTAAAAACTCCACAGAAAGTCTAAAGGTAATTATAAATGATATCCTTGATCTTTCAGTCATCGAATCGGGTAAGCTGAGGTTTGAAAAAATTGGTTTCAATATAAAATACCAATTAGGTGCAGTAGTAGACACTTTCCTTTTCCAATCGAAGGAAAAAGGCATTGATTTAAAATATGATATTCAGCCAGAAGCAGACACCGTTCTGCTGGGCGATCCTGTCAGGCTTAATCAAATATTGATTAACCTGATCAGTAATGCCATAAAGTTCACTCACATTGGGGAAATTACTATCCAGGTATCGTTAGAGAAAAAGGAAGAAAAAATTCATTATATCCGGTTCAGCATATCCGATACTGGAGTGGGTATTTCTGAAGAAAAAGTACAAAATATATTTGAAAGCTTCACCCAGGCAGATGAAAGTGTAACCAGGCGCTATGGAGGCACTGGACTAGGTCTTTCCATTGTAAAGCAACTCATAGAACTACAAAATGGAATCATTGAAGTAACGAGTGAAGAAAATAAAGGCACCACTTTTACTTTTGTAATCCCTTATGAATCTGGGAAAATACAGGATTTGGTTCAGCCATCATCTAAGGTAAAAGAAACGCCTAAATATTCATTTAAGGGAGTCAAAGTTCTTTTGGTAGAGGATAATGACATTAACCGCCTATACGCACTTAACATCCTTAAGAAATGGGAATGTGAGGTAGATGGTGCCGAAAATGGTTACATAGCCTTAGAGAAGCTCAGAAGCAATGATTATGACCTGATCCTTATGGATATTCAAATGCCCATTATGGATGGCTATGAAGCCACTAAGAGCATAAGAAAAACCATGCCTGATGGCAAAAAGCAAATTCCTATTATTGCCTTAACAGCGAATGCCATAAAAGGAGATAGCGAAAAATGCCTTGAAGTAGGTATGAATGACTACCTACCAAAGCCTTTTCAGCCTCAGGACTTATATAAGTCAATCAGTAAATTCATTAGTAAGAAGAATTCTAATACTCATAAACTGCCTACGCCTGCGCGCATCACTGACCTCACTTACCTAAAGAGCATTTGTGATGGTGACAAAACATTTATGCGAGATATGATTGAAACCTTCTTAATGAATACACCACCAACCATTAATGAAATGCAAAAGTGGATCAACAAAGCTGAATGGTTTAAAGTGGGTAACCTTGCGCATAAGATAAAGCCTTCAATTACTTTTATGGGTATTGAAAGCCTGAAGCCATTAATCAAAAATATTGAGGTATACGGTAAGGATAATTATCATACTGATCTGATCCCTACCTTAGTAGATGAGCTATCAGAAAAATGTCAGGTAGCCTACAAAGAACTACGAAAAGAGCTTCAAACCACCTTAAGTTAA
- a CDS encoding sigma-54-dependent transcriptional regulator, with protein sequence MYEQEPVKIFVVEDDPAYTKFLQYVLGLNPDFEVTSFSTGKECLDNLYQKPAIVTLDYSLPDMPGEKVLQEVKSYDTNIQVVIISAQEKIGTAVELLKLGAYDYITKDEDTKNRLLNTINNARQNISLIKEIDHLKQEISEKYEFDKSIIGNSSALKKVFSLLEKAVKTNITVSITGETGTGKELVAKAIHYNSKRKKKQFVAVNIAAIPAELMESELFGHEKGAFTGANTRRIGKFEEAEGGTIFLDEIGEMDLSLQAKLLRVIQERELSRIGGNDVIKLDIRLIVATHRDLAEEVKKGNFREDLYYRLLGLPIHLPPLRDRGKDVIILAKYFLQSFGKDNGLPSLKLSSEAQEKLLNYPFPGNVRELRSIIELAAVMANDQEVSAEDINFNSVSKETNFLFEEMTLKDYTFKIIRYYLDKYDNNVLQVAAKLDIGKSTIYRYLKEMEEEAL encoded by the coding sequence ATGTACGAACAGGAACCGGTGAAAATATTTGTAGTAGAAGATGATCCTGCTTATACTAAATTTTTACAATATGTTCTCGGCTTAAATCCTGACTTCGAAGTAACCAGTTTTTCTACAGGTAAAGAATGCCTTGATAACTTGTACCAGAAGCCAGCCATTGTTACGCTTGATTATTCATTGCCTGACATGCCGGGAGAAAAAGTATTACAAGAGGTAAAATCCTATGACACTAACATTCAGGTAGTTATAATTAGCGCCCAGGAAAAAATAGGTACCGCAGTAGAACTGCTTAAACTAGGGGCTTATGATTATATTACTAAAGATGAGGACACCAAAAACAGACTGCTCAACACTATCAATAATGCCAGGCAGAACATTTCATTAATCAAAGAGATAGACCACCTCAAACAAGAGATCTCTGAGAAATATGAATTTGACAAAAGCATAATTGGTAATAGCAGTGCTTTAAAAAAGGTATTTTCTTTACTGGAAAAGGCCGTTAAAACTAACATAACCGTTTCTATAACCGGAGAAACCGGAACCGGTAAAGAACTGGTAGCCAAAGCCATACACTATAACTCTAAGCGCAAGAAAAAGCAGTTTGTAGCAGTAAACATAGCTGCCATTCCGGCTGAGCTTATGGAAAGCGAATTGTTTGGTCATGAAAAAGGGGCTTTTACAGGTGCTAACACCCGCAGGATAGGTAAATTTGAAGAGGCAGAAGGCGGCACCATTTTCTTAGATGAAATTGGGGAAATGGACCTGAGCTTACAAGCTAAATTACTACGGGTAATACAAGAGCGAGAGCTTAGTCGTATTGGTGGCAATGATGTTATAAAACTAGATATCAGGCTCATAGTAGCCACCCACAGAGACCTGGCTGAAGAGGTTAAAAAAGGTAATTTTAGAGAAGACCTTTATTACAGGCTCCTCGGTTTGCCTATTCACCTGCCACCGTTAAGAGATCGTGGTAAAGATGTTATCATCCTGGCTAAGTATTTCTTACAGAGTTTTGGTAAAGATAATGGACTTCCATCTTTAAAATTATCATCAGAAGCACAGGAGAAGCTCCTCAACTACCCTTTCCCTGGTAACGTTCGTGAGCTGAGGTCTATCATAGAGCTTGCAGCCGTAATGGCTAATGACCAGGAAGTGTCGGCCGAAGACATCAACTTCAACAGTGTTTCTAAAGAAACTAACTTCCTTTTTGAGGAGATGACTCTGAAGGATTATACTTTCAAAATAATAAGGTACTACCTGGATAAATATGATAACAACGTACTACAGGTGGCTGCCAAACTAGATATTGGAAAATCAACCATATACAGATACCTAAAAGAAATGGAGGAAGAGGCACTTTAA
- a CDS encoding rhomboid family intramembrane serine protease — MAGERTLIGSAVVPIRFVFFMWLAFTVEFMLGFPLSNYGIQPRTMVGLIGIISAPLLHGGIVHILSNTFPMLFLGMILFYSYHGIANKVFLRCYFFTNVLVWIFARPANHIGASGVVYGLASFLIFYGFFRKDFKSLFISLIVLVLYGSIFYGVLPVNTYISWESHLAGAVVGFFTARQYKNVRV, encoded by the coding sequence ATGGCAGGAGAAAGAACGCTGATAGGCAGCGCCGTGGTGCCCATCCGGTTTGTATTTTTTATGTGGTTGGCGTTTACGGTGGAGTTTATGCTGGGCTTTCCGCTGAGTAATTATGGTATTCAACCCCGCACCATGGTGGGGTTGATCGGTATTATCTCCGCACCCTTATTGCATGGCGGCATAGTGCATATTTTATCGAACACTTTTCCTATGCTGTTTCTGGGTATGATACTCTTTTACTCTTACCATGGCATAGCGAATAAGGTGTTTTTGAGATGTTATTTCTTTACCAATGTACTGGTGTGGATTTTTGCCAGACCGGCAAATCATATAGGTGCCAGTGGAGTGGTTTACGGATTGGCCTCTTTCCTGATCTTTTACGGATTTTTCAGGAAGGACTTTAAATCGCTTTTTATATCACTTATAGTACTGGTGCTATATGGATCTATATTTTATGGAGTGCTACCCGTAAATACCTACATATCATGGGAGTCTCATTTGGCAGGCGCGGTAGTAGGTTTTTTTACCGCACGGCAGTATAAGAATGTAAGGGTATAA